The Deinococcus sonorensis KR-87 genome includes a window with the following:
- a CDS encoding NADPH-dependent F420 reductase, with translation MNIGILGAGHIGKALAQLFARAGHQVALSNSRGPETLEDTVRALGPNVRAMTSAQAAQFGELLVETIPFGKYASLEGLEVSGKVVIDTANYYPQRDGQIDLGGQSESSFMARHLPGARVVKAFNAIAAADLASQGDPGKPLEERRAIFVASDDPDAKRTVSQLIEAIGFVAVDTGTLEDSRSHQPGTAVYGKPLTGQQARQQLGTSG, from the coding sequence ATGAACATCGGCATTCTGGGAGCAGGACACATCGGCAAGGCGCTGGCCCAGCTGTTTGCCCGCGCCGGGCATCAGGTGGCGCTCAGCAATTCGCGCGGCCCGGAGACGCTTGAAGACACCGTCCGCGCGCTGGGGCCGAATGTGCGGGCCATGACCTCGGCACAGGCGGCGCAGTTCGGTGAGCTGCTGGTGGAGACGATCCCGTTCGGCAAGTACGCCAGCCTGGAGGGGCTGGAGGTGAGCGGCAAGGTCGTCATCGACACGGCCAACTACTACCCGCAGCGCGACGGACAGATTGACCTGGGTGGCCAGTCCGAGAGCAGCTTCATGGCCCGCCACCTGCCGGGAGCGCGGGTGGTGAAGGCCTTCAACGCCATCGCGGCCGCCGACCTCGCCAGTCAGGGCGACCCCGGCAAGCCGCTGGAGGAGCGCCGCGCCATCTTCGTGGCCAGCGATGACCCGGACGCCAAGCGGACCGTCTCGCAGCTGATTGAGGCCATCGGGTTCGTGGCGGTGGACACTGGCACCCTGGAGGACAGCCGCAGCCATCAGCCGGGCACGGCCGTGTACGGCAAACCGCTGACCGGGCAGCAGGCCCGGCAGCAGCTCGGCACGTCCGGCTAG
- a CDS encoding YchJ family protein, translating into MARPPHLCPCGSQRPYRRCCLPRHDGTGPAPTAEALMRSRYSAYALQLAPYLLASWHPRTRPTTLDLNDGTVWLGLQVQACQAGGPHDDQGRVTFAARFRQHGQQHTLRERSHFVRLEGAWVYLDGETDG; encoded by the coding sequence ATGGCTCGCCCGCCCCACCTGTGTCCCTGCGGCAGCCAGCGGCCCTACCGCCGCTGCTGCCTGCCCCGCCACGACGGCACCGGTCCCGCACCCACCGCCGAGGCGCTGATGCGCAGCCGCTACAGTGCCTACGCGCTGCAGCTGGCCCCCTACCTGCTCGCCAGCTGGCACCCCCGCACCCGCCCCACGACGCTGGACCTGAACGACGGCACCGTCTGGCTGGGGCTGCAGGTTCAGGCATGTCAGGCTGGTGGGCCGCACGACGACCAGGGCCGCGTGACCTTTGCGGCCCGCTTCCGCCAGCACGGGCAGCAGCACACCCTGCGCGAGCGCAGCCACTTCGTGCGGCTGGAGGGCGCCTGGGTGTACCTGGACGGCGAGACGGACGGCTGA
- a CDS encoding response regulator transcription factor, whose product MMLTVSADEADVTAALRAGARGYALKGISGRELRSVVRSLHAGEVYVTPGLAASLLLELSGPRRPTTDPLSELTARERQILEGVAAGRSNKEIARDLDLTEKTVKGYMTNVLQKLHVRNRVEAALLAVRQGGG is encoded by the coding sequence ATGATGCTGACCGTCAGCGCCGATGAAGCGGACGTGACGGCGGCGCTGCGGGCCGGGGCGCGCGGCTACGCCCTGAAGGGCATCTCCGGCCGTGAGCTGCGCTCGGTGGTGCGCTCGCTGCATGCCGGCGAGGTGTACGTGACGCCGGGGCTGGCGGCCAGCCTGCTGCTGGAACTCAGCGGCCCGCGCCGGCCCACCACCGACCCCCTGTCAGAACTGACCGCCCGCGAGCGTCAGATTCTGGAGGGCGTGGCGGCTGGGCGCAGCAACAAGGAGATTGCGCGCGACCTGGATCTGACCGAGAAGACGGTCAAGGGGTACATGACCAACGTGCTGCAGAAGCTGCACGTGCGCAACCGCGTGGAGGCGGCGCTGCTGGCGGTGCGCCAGGGCGGCGGCTGA
- a CDS encoding response regulator: protein MNTPANPSALPLRIVIVDDHPLFREGVAAALGMEPDLEVVAEGSSAEEALQLVGQHLPDVVLLDLNMPGGGLNAVNALSARYPVTSGDDADRQRR, encoded by the coding sequence GTGAACACCCCCGCGAACCCCTCTGCCCTGCCGCTGCGCATCGTGATTGTGGACGACCACCCGCTGTTCCGGGAGGGCGTGGCCGCCGCCCTGGGCATGGAGCCGGACCTGGAGGTGGTGGCCGAGGGGTCCAGCGCCGAGGAGGCGCTGCAGCTGGTGGGCCAGCACCTGCCGGACGTGGTGCTGCTGGACCTGAACATGCCGGGCGGCGGCCTGAACGCCGTGAACGCCCTGAGCGCCCGCTACCCGGTGACGTCGGGTGATGATGCTGACCGTCAGCGCCGATGA
- a CDS encoding sensor histidine kinase, which yields MRFRRHSFSPSLSLAGRYSLLSFGVLLLCGLLIGAWVSRSIRDGVVHRTAASAALYVENYVVGSFQGFSRSGGLTAQERRQLNWILTKTPLAQEIVAIRIWGPGGRVIYGQDEGRTFDVKDEQADAWNGQVVSHVSTLEDAENGTQRARWNRLLETYTPLRQEGSDRVIAVAEFYQTVDDLERQQAAATRESWGVVTLTMLGAYLLLAGVVRQGSDTILHQQRQLQAELQRNEELHHRVSRAATRTTTLNERYLMRVSAELHDGPAQELGYALLRLEGVGQHLTQLPAEQAHQAEQHLELIERSLRAAMTEMRDISSGLRLPALDGLDLDQTIQRAVQDHQRRTGTTVTLQTDGPLPAAALPVRMTAYRLVQEALNNAQRHAGGQHMTVQCVIQGAQLRLEVQDHGPGFDALQPQPGHLHLGLNGMRERTESLGGTFEVRSGPHGTQVLACLPLHPPGDSPEAELEALTP from the coding sequence ATGCGGTTCAGGCGTCACTCCTTTTCACCTTCGCTCAGCCTGGCCGGGCGCTACAGCCTGCTGAGTTTCGGGGTGCTGCTGCTGTGCGGCCTGCTGATCGGGGCCTGGGTCAGCCGCAGCATCCGCGACGGCGTGGTGCACCGCACCGCCGCCAGCGCCGCGCTGTACGTGGAGAACTATGTGGTGGGTTCGTTTCAGGGGTTCAGCCGCAGCGGCGGCCTGACCGCCCAGGAGCGGCGGCAGCTGAACTGGATCCTGACCAAGACGCCGCTGGCCCAGGAGATCGTGGCGATCCGTATCTGGGGGCCGGGCGGGCGCGTCATCTACGGCCAGGACGAGGGCCGAACCTTTGACGTCAAGGATGAGCAGGCGGACGCCTGGAACGGGCAAGTGGTGTCGCACGTCAGCACCCTGGAGGACGCCGAGAACGGCACCCAGCGGGCCCGCTGGAACCGGCTGCTGGAAACCTACACGCCGCTGCGGCAGGAGGGCAGCGACCGGGTGATCGCGGTGGCGGAGTTCTACCAGACGGTGGACGACCTGGAGCGGCAGCAGGCGGCGGCCACCCGCGAGAGCTGGGGCGTAGTGACGCTGACCATGCTGGGCGCGTACCTGCTGCTGGCCGGCGTGGTCCGCCAGGGCAGCGACACCATCCTGCATCAGCAGCGGCAGCTCCAGGCCGAGCTGCAGCGCAACGAGGAGCTGCACCACCGGGTCAGCCGGGCCGCCACCCGCACCACCACCCTGAACGAGCGCTACCTGATGCGCGTCTCGGCCGAACTGCACGACGGCCCGGCCCAGGAACTCGGCTACGCGTTGCTGCGGCTGGAGGGGGTGGGCCAGCACCTGACGCAGCTGCCCGCCGAGCAGGCCCACCAGGCCGAGCAGCATCTGGAACTGATTGAGCGCTCGCTGCGGGCTGCCATGACCGAGATGCGTGACATCTCCAGCGGCCTGCGGCTGCCGGCGCTGGACGGCCTGGACCTGGACCAGACCATCCAGCGGGCGGTGCAGGACCACCAGCGACGCACCGGCACCACGGTGACGCTGCAGACGGACGGCCCGCTGCCGGCGGCCGCCCTGCCGGTCCGCATGACCGCCTACCGGCTGGTGCAGGAGGCGCTCAACAACGCCCAGCGGCACGCCGGTGGCCAGCACATGACGGTCCAGTGCGTGATCCAGGGCGCGCAGCTGCGGCTGGAGGTGCAGGACCACGGTCCCGGATTCGACGCGCTGCAGCCGCAGCCCGGGCACCTGCACCTGGGGCTCAACGGCATGCGCGAACGCACCGAGAGCCTGGGCGGCACCTTCGAAGTGCGCTCCGGCCCGCACGGCACGCAGGTGCTGGCCTGCCTGCCACTTCACCCCCCCGGCGACAGCCCGGAAGCCGAACTGGAGGCCCTGACCCCGTGA
- a CDS encoding cupredoxin domain-containing protein, translated as MNGMLKGLMAAAALTVLAPAALMQAASAPQTVVVKLSEWSLGAKTITVKGTMARFEVENDGQYPHDFRIQAMIGDKMVELATPVLKKGEKAVLIASLPAGTYNAYCDLPTHADKGMKANLTFEAAK; from the coding sequence ATGAACGGAATGCTGAAAGGTCTGATGGCGGCGGCGGCTCTGACGGTGCTGGCTCCAGCGGCGCTGATGCAGGCGGCCAGCGCGCCGCAGACGGTGGTTGTCAAGCTCAGCGAGTGGTCGCTGGGGGCCAAGACCATCACGGTCAAGGGCACCATGGCGCGCTTTGAGGTGGAGAACGACGGCCAGTACCCCCATGACTTCCGGATCCAGGCGATGATCGGCGACAAGATGGTCGAGCTGGCCACGCCGGTGCTCAAGAAGGGCGAGAAGGCCGTGCTGATCGCCTCGCTGCCCGCCGGCACCTACAACGCCTACTGCGACCTGCCCACCCACGCCGACAAGGGCATGAAGGCCAACCTGACCTTCGAAGCCGCCAAGTAA
- a CDS encoding MDR family oxidoreductase, whose translation MTLSSPQQVRALMLTQAEDKTVTATLRDDLTVQDLPDGDVLVQVEASSLNYKDGLAVLGRPGVVRRYPMVPGIDLAGTVVESSDARYAPGDPVLLTGWGIGEQFWGGYATHARVQADWLTCRPEGLSAQDAMAIGTAGFTAMMSVMALEDHGLTPEQGEVVVTGASGGVGSVAVALLSALGYRVVASTGRPQEAGYLQGLGAAQIIGREELSSLKRPLEKERFAGAVDAVGGETLAGVLSCLKRGGAAAACGLAGGSGLPTTVLPFILRGVALLGIDSVMCPPERRERAWQRLSRELPGTLYSEGVTVQPLAEVQRLAEQILAGQIRGRTVIVP comes from the coding sequence ATGACCCTTTCATCCCCCCAGCAGGTGCGCGCCCTGATGCTGACCCAGGCCGAGGACAAGACGGTGACGGCCACCCTCCGCGACGACCTGACGGTGCAGGACCTCCCGGACGGCGACGTGCTGGTGCAGGTCGAGGCCTCCAGCCTGAACTACAAGGACGGGCTGGCGGTGCTGGGCCGCCCGGGTGTGGTGCGCCGCTATCCGATGGTGCCGGGCATCGATCTGGCCGGCACGGTGGTGGAGTCCAGCGACGCGCGCTACGCGCCCGGCGACCCGGTGCTGCTGACCGGCTGGGGCATCGGGGAGCAGTTCTGGGGCGGCTACGCCACCCATGCCCGCGTGCAGGCCGACTGGCTGACCTGCCGCCCGGAGGGCCTGAGTGCCCAGGACGCCATGGCCATCGGCACCGCCGGCTTCACGGCCATGATGAGCGTGATGGCGCTGGAAGACCACGGCCTGACCCCGGAGCAGGGGGAGGTGGTGGTCACGGGCGCGTCCGGAGGCGTGGGCAGCGTGGCGGTGGCGCTGCTCTCGGCGCTCGGCTACCGGGTGGTCGCGTCCACCGGGCGGCCCCAGGAGGCCGGCTACCTGCAGGGGCTGGGGGCCGCCCAGATCATCGGGCGCGAGGAACTGAGCAGCCTGAAGCGGCCGCTGGAAAAAGAACGCTTTGCCGGGGCTGTGGACGCGGTGGGCGGCGAGACCCTGGCCGGCGTGCTGAGCTGCCTGAAACGCGGCGGCGCGGCGGCCGCCTGCGGGTTGGCCGGGGGCAGCGGGCTGCCCACCACCGTGTTGCCATTCATCCTGCGCGGGGTGGCGCTGCTGGGCATCGACAGCGTGATGTGCCCGCCCGAGCGGCGGGAACGGGCGTGGCAGCGGCTGAGCCGGGAACTGCCCGGCACGCTCTACAGCGAGGGCGTCACGGTGCAGCCGCTCGCAGAGGTGCAGCGGCTGGCCGAGCAGATTCTGGCCGGGCAGATCCGGGGCCGCACCGTCATCGTGCCCTGA
- the clpS gene encoding ATP-dependent Clp protease adapter ClpS yields MTRRESQDGGQTQTLDQTQLTRPRLFRVLLLNDDYTPMEFVVMVLTRYFRKSLADAETIMLNVHQRGSGLAGVYTREVAETKAAQVTAHARQEGHPLALSLEPEAAS; encoded by the coding sequence ATGACCAGGCGAGAGTCCCAGGATGGTGGCCAGACGCAGACGCTGGATCAGACCCAGCTCACGCGGCCCCGGCTGTTCCGGGTGCTGCTGCTCAACGACGACTACACCCCGATGGAGTTCGTGGTGATGGTGCTGACGCGCTACTTCCGCAAGTCGCTGGCCGACGCCGAGACCATCATGCTGAACGTGCACCAGCGCGGTTCCGGGCTGGCCGGGGTCTACACCCGTGAGGTGGCCGAGACCAAGGCGGCCCAGGTGACGGCCCACGCGCGCCAGGAGGGCCATCCGCTGGCGCTGAGCCTGGAACCGGAGGCCGCGTCATGA
- a CDS encoding AAA family ATPase, whose protein sequence is MISEQLQDAIQRAVDDASGRGHEYVTLEHLLLALTEEPSARELLLACGVSLERLRGDLELALADFEVVDDGPDLSLMVRAVVQEALVQRYASGKPDEPVDGARVLAELLEQPDSQARYLLERQGLTRLDVLSYLSHGRARVAGREVTRRTRGVDEQGAEPEAEPQDDPLKAYAEDLTAGAREGRYDPLVGREAELTRLTHILARRTKNNPVLVGEPGVGKTALAEGLAQQVAGGDVPAFLKGASVYALDLGALLAGTRYRGDFEARLKAVLSALDGQNAVLFIDELHTLVGAGATEGGSMDAANLLKPALARGRLRVLGATTPQELRHLERDRALWRRFGVVEVPEPSEADALAIVRGLASRYAEHHRVRYDEDALAAAVALSVRHLRDRFLPDKAIDVLDEAGAAYSAGRSGGGQTVTVADIEATVSRMARVPLGAVKAEEVQSLATLEHDLKGRVYGQDEAVETIASAVKLARAGLRDPQRPQAAFLLAGPTGVGKTELSRALAERLGVELLRFDMSEYQEAHTASRLIGAPPGYVGFDQGGLLTDGISKHPHAVLLLDEIEKAHPDVYNVFLQLMDHGTLTDHTGKKVDGRGLIILYTTNAGAADAARPALGFGRSGREGQMLEAVTRTFTPEFRNRLDGVLLFRPLAPEVMAQVVDKFLAQLTAQLQERAAALQVTPAARARLAELGYDPAMGARPLARVIERELSRPLADLLLFGRLQGGGDVTVDLQDGQFRFL, encoded by the coding sequence ATGATCAGTGAACAGCTGCAGGACGCCATTCAACGGGCAGTGGACGACGCCTCCGGGCGCGGGCACGAGTACGTGACGCTGGAGCACCTGCTGCTGGCGCTCACCGAGGAGCCCAGCGCGCGGGAGCTGCTGCTGGCCTGCGGCGTCAGCCTGGAGCGGCTGCGCGGCGACCTGGAACTGGCCCTGGCCGACTTCGAGGTGGTGGATGACGGCCCGGACCTGAGCCTGATGGTGCGGGCGGTGGTGCAGGAGGCGCTGGTGCAGCGCTACGCCTCCGGCAAGCCGGACGAGCCGGTGGACGGCGCGCGGGTGCTGGCCGAACTGCTGGAGCAGCCGGACAGCCAGGCACGCTACCTGCTGGAGCGCCAGGGCCTGACCCGGCTGGACGTGCTGAGCTACCTCAGCCACGGGCGCGCCCGGGTGGCGGGCCGCGAGGTGACGCGCCGCACCCGGGGTGTGGACGAGCAGGGGGCGGAGCCGGAAGCCGAGCCGCAGGACGATCCGCTGAAGGCCTACGCCGAGGACCTGACCGCCGGGGCCCGTGAGGGCCGCTACGACCCGCTGGTGGGCCGCGAGGCGGAGCTGACCCGCCTGACGCACATCCTGGCGAGGCGCACCAAGAACAACCCGGTGCTGGTGGGCGAGCCGGGGGTGGGCAAGACGGCGCTGGCCGAGGGGCTGGCCCAGCAGGTGGCGGGCGGCGACGTGCCGGCCTTCCTGAAGGGCGCGAGCGTGTATGCCCTGGACCTGGGCGCGCTGCTGGCCGGCACCCGCTACCGCGGCGACTTCGAGGCGCGGCTCAAGGCGGTGCTGTCGGCACTGGACGGCCAGAACGCCGTGCTGTTCATCGATGAGCTGCATACCCTGGTGGGCGCTGGGGCCACCGAGGGCGGCAGCATGGACGCCGCCAACCTGCTCAAGCCGGCGCTGGCGCGCGGGCGGCTGCGGGTGCTGGGCGCCACCACGCCGCAGGAACTGCGCCACCTGGAGCGTGACCGGGCGCTGTGGCGGCGCTTCGGGGTGGTGGAGGTGCCGGAACCGTCCGAGGCCGACGCGCTGGCGATCGTGAGGGGGCTGGCCTCGCGCTACGCCGAGCACCACCGGGTCCGGTACGACGAAGACGCGCTGGCCGCTGCCGTGGCCCTGAGCGTGCGGCACCTGCGCGACCGTTTCCTGCCGGACAAGGCCATTGATGTGCTGGACGAGGCGGGGGCCGCCTACAGCGCCGGGCGCTCAGGGGGCGGCCAGACCGTCACCGTGGCCGACATTGAGGCGACCGTGTCGCGGATGGCGCGGGTGCCGCTGGGAGCGGTCAAGGCCGAGGAGGTGCAGAGCCTCGCCACGCTGGAACACGACCTGAAGGGGCGGGTGTACGGCCAGGACGAGGCCGTGGAGACCATCGCCAGCGCGGTCAAGCTGGCCCGCGCCGGGCTGCGCGACCCGCAGCGACCGCAGGCCGCGTTCCTGCTGGCCGGGCCGACCGGCGTGGGCAAGACCGAGCTGAGCCGCGCGCTGGCCGAGCGGCTGGGGGTGGAGCTGTTGCGCTTCGACATGAGCGAGTACCAGGAGGCGCACACCGCCTCGCGCCTGATCGGGGCGCCGCCCGGCTACGTGGGCTTCGATCAGGGCGGCCTGCTCACCGACGGCATCAGCAAGCATCCGCACGCGGTGCTGCTGCTCGACGAGATCGAGAAGGCACATCCGGACGTGTACAACGTGTTCCTGCAGCTGATGGACCACGGCACTCTGACCGACCACACCGGCAAGAAAGTGGACGGACGCGGCCTGATCATCCTCTACACCACCAACGCCGGGGCTGCCGACGCCGCGCGGCCCGCCCTGGGCTTCGGGCGCAGCGGGCGCGAGGGCCAGATGCTGGAGGCGGTCACGCGCACCTTTACGCCGGAGTTCCGCAACCGGCTGGACGGCGTGCTGCTGTTCCGCCCACTGGCCCCGGAAGTGATGGCGCAGGTGGTGGACAAGTTCCTGGCGCAGCTCACGGCGCAGCTGCAGGAGCGTGCCGCCGCGCTGCAGGTCACGCCAGCAGCGCGCGCCCGGCTGGCCGAACTCGGCTACGACCCGGCGATGGGAGCGCGCCCACTGGCCCGCGTCATCGAGCGCGAGCTGAGCCGCCCGCTGGCTGATCTGCTGCTGTTCGGCCGGCTGCAGGGCGGGGGAGACGTGACGGTGGACCTGCAGGACGGTCAGTTCCGCTTCCTGTAA
- a CDS encoding GNAT family N-acetyltransferase encodes MMRLRPRTVTDLSELWRWVYDLPDAEWKRWDAPYLHEARAIPPLTLARYLTQAMSDLSSPHQQIIEIDGAMSGIVTRRWDPPEVGGWLELGIVIFDPVHWGGGYGTTALREWTRRSLQETPAHLLTLTTWSGNQRMVRAAERVGYRECGRVPEARLWEGQRYDSVQLALLRREWMERDNSAAPG; translated from the coding sequence ATGATGCGCCTGCGCCCCCGCACCGTGACCGACCTCTCCGAACTGTGGCGCTGGGTGTATGACCTGCCGGACGCCGAGTGGAAACGCTGGGACGCGCCCTACCTGCATGAAGCCCGGGCCATTCCGCCACTAACCCTGGCCCGCTACCTCACGCAGGCCATGTCGGATCTGAGTTCCCCGCATCAGCAGATCATCGAGATTGATGGGGCGATGAGCGGCATCGTCACGCGGCGCTGGGACCCGCCCGAGGTGGGCGGCTGGCTGGAACTCGGCATCGTGATCTTCGATCCGGTGCACTGGGGCGGCGGGTACGGCACCACGGCGCTGCGCGAGTGGACCCGCCGCTCCCTGCAGGAAACCCCGGCCCACCTGCTGACGCTGACCACCTGGAGCGGCAACCAGCGCATGGTGCGGGCAGCCGAGCGGGTCGGGTACCGTGAGTGCGGCCGGGTCCCGGAGGCCCGGCTGTGGGAGGGCCAGCGCTATGACAGCGTGCAGCTGGCCCTGCTGCGGCGCGAGTGGATGGAGCGCGACAACAGCGCGGCACCCGGGTGA
- a CDS encoding amylo-alpha-1,6-glucosidase translates to MLSTRTVLKDNELYLVGDAAYTVASGEAGLYRRDTRHLSRYRWLLDGEAPQPLVQHLRSPFWMHEEAGNANLGYTMHTGLTRDLTLSAGGLQDRVTVRIYTPGQHRLSLELAADFVDMFEVRGWQPLEGRVVTAKAVPGGVAFRYTAGDGLQVSTVVTSSPAGEWDGSALHWTVDQDLTVTVTVQALNGQEAPPLPDPAALLQDYRQWEAPFTLPDSADQHVLERSLQDLRSLLFHTPQGPFPAAGLPWFVAPFGRDSLIIAHLVQHHRPDVALGVARYLAAHQGQRFDDATLEQPGKILHEERTGELTRTGQTAFRPYYGTADATPLFVWLVGELSRSYPELARELRPNWEAALEWMMGPGDPDQDLLIEYTPHAEGIRNQVWKDSGDSTFSAEGVDAEGSIAVIEVQGYAYAAYLAGAQLSRLVGEPERANGYFERAQALRERVQQTFWWPERNYYAHALDGQKRPLKVLVSNPAHTLWTGLFAPEYAGAVVKAAMSSELYSGWGLRTLGTGEVRYNPVSYHNGSVWPHDTAVFALGMERYGYEAEARRVARDLYDAARWATDARLPELFAGFAREDGPPVPYPAACHPQGWDAAIPLALAHLIAEPVSPAERVESKQGS, encoded by the coding sequence ATGTTGAGTACACGCACCGTCCTGAAAGACAATGAGCTGTACCTGGTGGGCGACGCCGCGTATACGGTCGCCTCCGGGGAGGCGGGCCTGTACCGCCGCGACACCCGCCACCTCTCCCGCTACCGCTGGCTGTTGGACGGCGAGGCCCCGCAACCGCTGGTGCAGCACCTGCGCTCGCCGTTCTGGATGCATGAGGAGGCCGGCAACGCCAACCTGGGCTACACCATGCACACCGGCCTCACCCGGGACCTGACGCTCAGCGCGGGCGGCCTGCAGGACCGTGTGACGGTCCGGATCTACACCCCGGGCCAGCACCGGCTGAGCCTGGAACTGGCCGCCGACTTTGTGGACATGTTCGAGGTGCGCGGCTGGCAGCCGCTGGAGGGCCGGGTGGTGACCGCCAAGGCGGTGCCGGGCGGCGTGGCCTTCCGCTACACCGCCGGCGACGGCCTGCAGGTCAGCACGGTGGTGACCAGCAGCCCCGCCGGCGAGTGGGACGGCTCGGCGCTGCACTGGACGGTAGACCAGGACCTGACCGTGACGGTCACGGTTCAGGCGCTGAACGGCCAGGAAGCTCCGCCCCTGCCGGACCCGGCAGCGCTGCTGCAGGATTACCGTCAGTGGGAAGCCCCCTTCACGCTGCCGGATTCCGCCGACCAGCATGTGCTGGAGCGCAGCCTGCAGGACCTGCGCAGCCTGCTGTTCCATACCCCGCAGGGCCCCTTTCCGGCGGCGGGCCTGCCGTGGTTCGTGGCGCCCTTTGGCCGCGACTCGCTGATCATCGCCCATCTGGTGCAGCATCACCGCCCGGACGTGGCGCTGGGCGTGGCGCGCTACCTGGCCGCCCATCAGGGCCAGCGCTTCGATGACGCGACCCTGGAGCAGCCGGGCAAGATCCTGCACGAGGAGCGCACCGGTGAACTGACCCGCACCGGTCAGACCGCGTTCCGGCCGTACTACGGCACCGCCGACGCCACGCCGCTGTTCGTGTGGCTGGTGGGCGAACTGAGCCGCTCGTATCCGGAACTGGCCCGCGAACTGCGCCCCAACTGGGAAGCCGCGCTGGAGTGGATGATGGGTCCCGGCGACCCGGACCAGGACCTGCTGATCGAGTACACGCCGCATGCGGAGGGCATCCGCAATCAGGTATGGAAGGACAGCGGCGACAGCACCTTCAGCGCCGAGGGGGTGGACGCCGAGGGCAGCATCGCCGTAATCGAGGTGCAGGGGTACGCCTACGCCGCCTACCTCGCCGGCGCGCAGCTGTCGCGGCTGGTGGGTGAGCCGGAACGGGCAAACGGGTACTTCGAGCGGGCGCAGGCGCTGCGCGAACGGGTGCAGCAGACCTTCTGGTGGCCCGAGCGCAACTACTACGCCCACGCGCTGGACGGCCAGAAACGGCCGTTGAAGGTGCTGGTCAGCAACCCGGCCCACACGCTCTGGACCGGCCTGTTTGCCCCGGAGTACGCGGGCGCGGTGGTGAAGGCCGCCATGAGCTCGGAACTGTACAGCGGCTGGGGCCTGCGGACGCTCGGCACCGGGGAGGTGCGCTACAACCCGGTCAGCTATCACAACGGCTCGGTGTGGCCGCACGACACGGCGGTGTTCGCGCTGGGCATGGAGCGCTACGGCTATGAGGCCGAGGCGCGGCGGGTGGCCCGCGACCTGTATGACGCGGCCCGCTGGGCGACGGACGCGCGGCTGCCGGAACTGTTCGCCGGGTTCGCCCGCGAGGACGGCCCGCCGGTGCCGTATCCGGCCGCCTGCCACCCGCAGGGGTGGGACGCGGCCATTCCGCTGGCTCTGGCCCACCTGATCGCCGAGCCGGTCAGCCCGGCCGAACGGGTGGAGTCCAAGCAGGGCTCATAG